ATTTCTGGTGTTTTTAAGCCTATTTTACCACCATTTTTGTTATTGTTTTCAAAACAAGCACCTAAAAAAACCACACACAAACAAACTAAAATAATATTTTTAATTTTCACTTTTCATTACTCCATGACTTAAAATGATAGTTCTATCAGCAAATTTAGCTAAATCTGGATTGTGAGTGATTAAAACTATAGTTTTTCCATCTTTTTTTAGCTTGCAAAAAAGCTCTAAAATGTTCTTTTCATTAGCTTCATCTAAATTTCCAGTTGGCTCATCTGCTAATAAAATTTCAGGATCATTTACCAAAGCTCTTGCTATACAAAGTCTTTGTTGCTCTCCACCGCTTAATTGACTTGGTAAGTGCGTAAGCCTATGTGAAAGTCCTACTTTTTCTAAAGCAATTATAGCGTCTTTTTGCTCTATACTAGAATGATAAAATTGTGCTAGCATAACATTTTCTAAAGCATTTAAATAAGGTATTAAATGAAATTGCTGAAAAATCAAGCCTATCTTTTCTCTTCTAATTATACTTTTTTCCTCTTCACTTAAATTTCCAACCTCTTTGCCATCTAAAATATACTCTCCACTACTTTGAGTATCCATTAAAGAAAGTATATTTAAAAGTGTTGATTTGCCTGAACCTGATGGACCCATGATAGATAGCCATTCACCTTGTTTTACTTCTAAATTTATATTACGCAAAGCTTTAACTTCATTGAAATTACGATTTAAATTTGAAATTTTTATAATACTTTTCATCACTCACCCTTTAAATTTTCACAAACATTGATTTTCAAAGCTTTTTTTAGTGGTAAAATACTTGCAAAAAATGCAAAAACCAAAGAAACAAGCACTGCAAAAAACACCGAACTCAATCTAAAATCTATACTTGCATTAAAAATCAAATATCCAAAAATATTAGCCAAAAAATACCCACAAAAAGCACCAAGCAAACTAGCACTCAAACTCAAAACAAACACTTCAGCTCCAAAAAGCTTAATGATTTCTTTATGTTTAGCTCCTAATGCAAGATGTAAGGCTATTTCTTTTTTTCTTGAAAAAATCACCGCACTAAGAGTGGTATTTACACTTAAAGAACTAATGAGTAAAATGGTTAAGCTAATTAAAGCCATTAAAGCCTTTATTTTTTCTAAAATAATTCCTTCGCTAATAGATATTGAAGCTATAACTTTAGCTTCTACATTACCTTTACTAAGTTCTTTTGCTTTTTGATCTAAACTTTCATAATCACCTAACAAAATAGCCTGAGCATAATTTATCGCTTCTTTAGCTGCTAATTCTTGTGCTTTTTTTAAAGAGATAATTAAAACCCCATCTTGTTCATCATTGCTTCTTAAAATAGCTTTGATTTTTACTTTGACTATTTTAGAAATGCTTGGATTATAAATTTGTAATTCTTGTCCTATTTTAAGCTCTAATTGTTTAGCTAAATCAGCCCCTACAAAGGCACTATCTTCACTAAAATCACTCAAAGAAAAACTTCCTTTTAAAACTTCCATAAAAGGCTTAGTAAGCTTTAAATTTGCAAAATCAACCCCAACTACCACTGCACTTGAACTTTCAAGATTATAAAAACCATATAAAAATGGGGTTAAAGCTTTAGCTTTTAAATTTTCCTTGACTTGATTAAATTCATCCATACTTAAAAACTCATCATCTTTTGGAGTAATGATAAAATTTGCCCCATAAGCTTTTAATTCTTTAGATAATTTTGTATCAATATCAAAATAAATATTAAAAAAAGAAGCACTAACCATAGCCCCCATAAACACAGCTATAAAAATAACACAAACTCTTTTATAAGAAAAAATAAGAGATTTAAAAACCTCTTGTATAAAAAAATTATTTGCCATATAAAACCTCTGAAGTAGAAAGTTTAGAAATTCCTTTGATAGAAAATAAACATCCTAAAAATACTATAAGCACTGCAAAAAACAAACAAATTGGTAAAATAATCCATGAAATTACAATACTATGATTAAATATACTCAAAGCAATAAGCTCTGAAATTCCTATACCAAAAGCAAAACCAAAAACAGCCCCAATTAAAGCTACTACAACCCCTTCTAATGCAAAAATCATATAAATTTGCAAAGTGCTAGCACCCAAAGCTTTTAAAAGCCCTATTTCACTTCTTCTTCTAAATATATCTGCACTCATTAAAGATGATATAGCTATAGAAGATACGATTAAACATATAATGCTAACCACTGCCATTAAGGATTGAATTTTAGATACTATTAAACTTTCTGCATCAGAAATCGCGCTTACAACTTTTGTGCTAGCACCTTTAAAGTCTTCTGCGATTTGATAGGCAATAGAACTTACATAAGCAGTGCAATACCATTGATCATATTCAAGCTGATTTAAACTATCTACATCGCGTCTTGCTTTTTGTGCTAAATCATTTTCAGGTATAGTTAAAGCTGAAACTTCTGCTTTGGCAAATAAACCTTCTTTTTTAGAAAGTTTTTGTGCTAAAAGTAAAGAAGTGATGATTTTATTTGAAAAGGCTTGAGTTAAGTCTATAATACCAACAATTTTTACTTTAAAATTTTGATTATTTTGTGTAATGGTGATTTCATCATTTATTTTTAAATCATATTTTTGTGCTAAATCCTTTCCTAGCATTATTTCATCTAAACTATCATCTTTTGGGTAATTTCCTTTGATTTGACTATATTTATACAATTCTTTAATACCCGCATAAAAATCATCATCATCTTGCACTTTTATAGCCTTATCAAAATAAGTTCCTACCAAAGAGATATTTTCATAACTTGCATTTGGAGTTTGAATTTTTACTTGAGTATCTAAAAATGGTGCAAAGGCATTGATATTATTTCTCCAAAAAATTTCTTTTATAGTATGGAGTTTGCTTTCCTCTAAGAAATTTTGATTTTTTAAAGGCTCATAGATTTTATTACCCACTTCTACACTTAAACTTGCACCTTTTGGCAAAACTAAAATGTTTGAACCATAACTTCTTAGTTCTTTTGTGATTTCATTACCTATACCCAAAGTGAGGTTTAACATAGTAGCCATAAGCAAAGTAGCTAAAAAAATCGTTAGTAAAGCTAAAGATTTTTGAATTTTATTTTGAAAAATAGAATTTTTTATAATCTTAACCTGCATAATCACTTCCTAATAAATTATGAATTCTATATTTTGAAGTTTTGTTTATATCAATGTATTTTAAAGGATCATTTTTAAACTCTTCATAGTTTTTTTCATTAGCAAAAAAATATGTTCTTCCTTTATAGACATAAGATTTTGGTGCTTTTAGATTAATAAGCTCAGTATTATCAATAGGATCATAAACTTTTTTTTCTACTACTTGAGTGAAAAAATTCACCCCATCTAAAATTTCTGAAAAAGGTATGATAACTTTACCATTTTCAAATTTATATTTCATAGGGATAGGATTGCACCCACCTGCTTTACCTACACTTGGTAAGAAAATTCTAACATTACATGAAATGCAAATTAACTCTCCGCCTTTTTTAACATACCCCATATCCCCACATATACTACAAGCGTCAAAAACAGCTACTGGAGAGTCTTTATCTTCTCTTTTGTTGATTAAGAAAAATCTTACCACCTTGCCCTCATCGCTAATATAAGCAAAGCGGTGTAAGTTGTTATCTCTTAAAATCGCTACATCAAAAACAAATTCATCATTTTCGTTTGGCTCTACATAAGTTGGTTCATCTATAGTTACTGGCCTTGAAGCATGCAAATCATAAAAAAGAAAAATACAAAGACTCAAAATCATAGCACTAAAAATGCTTGCACTAAAGCTAGTTATAGTTGAATTTTTTGCTTGATTTTTTCTAAATTCTATATCAAAATCTTTTTTCTTAGTATTTTCACTCACTCTTTGTTTTAAGGCTAAAACTATACAAATTCCTAGCAGTAAAAACCATGCATAAGTATAAAATTTAGCATAATACACACTCTTTGCCACATAGCTTAAATACAAACTTTCTGTTTCTATCACACCTTCTCTCATAAGGTATAATAAAATTTGTGCTAAAGCTTCATTGAGGTAAAAAATCACGATAATGAGTAAAAATAAATTTAAAAACTTAAATTTAAATTCCCTTAGCCATCTCATAAAAAGATAAACTCCAAAACATAAAACAAAAGCAAGCAAAATAAATCCAAAAGAGCTAATCGCTAAAGAATCTAAAAAATTTGAACTTAATATAGGAAAATCTATAGAAATATGAAAGTATTTTATGCCAAAAGCAAAAGATACTAAAAAAACCAAAATAGCTTGAATTTTTTCTTTTAAAAAATTATTTTGTATAAAAGAAAAAATGATAATAATCAACGACAATAAAACAAATAAAATATCATTAGAAAAATATAACAAATCATA
The genomic region above belongs to Campylobacter peloridis LMG 23910 and contains:
- a CDS encoding ABC transporter ATP-binding protein, coding for MKSIIKISNLNRNFNEVKALRNINLEVKQGEWLSIMGPSGSGKSTLLNILSLMDTQSSGEYILDGKEVGNLSEEEKSIIRREKIGLIFQQFHLIPYLNALENVMLAQFYHSSIEQKDAIIALEKVGLSHRLTHLPSQLSGGEQQRLCIARALVNDPEILLADEPTGNLDEANEKNILELFCKLKKDGKTIVLITHNPDLAKFADRTIILSHGVMKSEN
- a CDS encoding ABC transporter permease — protein: MANNFFIQEVFKSLIFSYKRVCVIFIAVFMGAMVSASFFNIYFDIDTKLSKELKAYGANFIITPKDDEFLSMDEFNQVKENLKAKALTPFLYGFYNLESSSAVVVGVDFANLKLTKPFMEVLKGSFSLSDFSEDSAFVGADLAKQLELKIGQELQIYNPSISKIVKVKIKAILRSNDEQDGVLIISLKKAQELAAKEAINYAQAILLGDYESLDQKAKELSKGNVEAKVIASISISEGIILEKIKALMALISLTILLISSLSVNTTLSAVIFSRKKEIALHLALGAKHKEIIKLFGAEVFVLSLSASLLGAFCGYFLANIFGYLIFNASIDFRLSSVFFAVLVSLVFAFFASILPLKKALKINVCENLKGE
- a CDS encoding ABC transporter permease yields the protein MQVKIIKNSIFQNKIQKSLALLTIFLATLLMATMLNLTLGIGNEITKELRSYGSNILVLPKGASLSVEVGNKIYEPLKNQNFLEESKLHTIKEIFWRNNINAFAPFLDTQVKIQTPNASYENISLVGTYFDKAIKVQDDDDFYAGIKELYKYSQIKGNYPKDDSLDEIMLGKDLAQKYDLKINDEITITQNNQNFKVKIVGIIDLTQAFSNKIITSLLLAQKLSKKEGLFAKAEVSALTIPENDLAQKARRDVDSLNQLEYDQWYCTAYVSSIAYQIAEDFKGASTKVVSAISDAESLIVSKIQSLMAVVSIICLIVSSIAISSLMSADIFRRRSEIGLLKALGASTLQIYMIFALEGVVVALIGAVFGFAFGIGISELIALSIFNHSIVISWIILPICLFFAVLIVFLGCLFSIKGISKLSTSEVLYGK
- a CDS encoding ferrirhodotorulic acid ABC transporter membrane protein, whose amino-acid sequence is MSIYFVHFFGVFFSYALLSALFFYNLKHSLVFKLAFAGFVFSYFAFFISAKTLNYDLLYFSNDILFVLLSLIIIIFSFIQNNFLKEKIQAILVFLVSFAFGIKYFHISIDFPILSSNFLDSLAISSFGFILLAFVLCFGVYLFMRWLREFKFKFLNLFLLIIVIFYLNEALAQILLYLMREGVIETESLYLSYVAKSVYYAKFYTYAWFLLLGICIVLALKQRVSENTKKKDFDIEFRKNQAKNSTITSFSASIFSAMILSLCIFLFYDLHASRPVTIDEPTYVEPNENDEFVFDVAILRDNNLHRFAYISDEGKVVRFFLINKREDKDSPVAVFDACSICGDMGYVKKGGELICISCNVRIFLPSVGKAGGCNPIPMKYKFENGKVIIPFSEILDGVNFFTQVVEKKVYDPIDNTELINLKAPKSYVYKGRTYFFANEKNYEEFKNDPLKYIDINKTSKYRIHNLLGSDYAG